Proteins encoded in a region of the Anopheles aquasalis chromosome 2, idAnoAquaMG_Q_19, whole genome shotgun sequence genome:
- the LOC126571471 gene encoding uncharacterized protein LOC126571471, whose amino-acid sequence MGKKKPTPIEDLIIPPQDTRICGIICVCQLTFVLSTVAIVYLTVAIYMPSSRAFKSGIDETPVMCTTTRALNQDACEWGSCGEWCLSKTSGACIQIYVHLRMNGSSLLFTNCTNSANKTCYGIDQENAKKSRCIADECKNLTGTFNCTDGMCINITDAFECVFKNTDPPLKCSGRRGKITCIDIKGLFSCHRGTCRKIRTPYNCDRRCVDIPTRNKNMILLSGDKVYLSQCSSAIDMETKQEVWNEAEDKVIMSSCYNIQNTSLGIEANDCVNGSVLEKTELTDLTNFTYLSYLHYAVSKPVKMIAPLESDLTMSNESRLMINLEGCVNTLQDECKEFLKEFGKDGTDHNARARFPCFYSKSQMTQVVARFNLETTYRQFVVGFFIPTILFGISCMTLIFCQRTITVGDDAKMRFVGCGNTNPVVAGNGNGSGGGGGIGGAGEDGIGDGGVGGAGAGKQAKANSGDGGGGGDSVMAL is encoded by the coding sequence ATGGGAAAGAAGAAACCGACCCCGATAGAGGATCTGATTATACCGCCACAGGATACGCGCATCTGCGGCATCATCTGCGTGTGCCAGCTGACGTTCGTGCTGAGTACGGTGGCCATCGTCTACCTGACGGTGGCCATCTACATGCCGTCGTCGCGCGCCTTCAAGAGTGGCATCGACGAGACGCCGGTCATGTGCACGACCACGCGCGCCCTCAACCAGGACGCGTGCGAGTGGGGCTCGTGCGGTGAGTGGTGCCTGAGCAAAACGTCCGGCGCCTGCATCCAGATCTACGTGCACCTGCGCATGAACGGCAGCAGCCTACTGTTTACGAACTGTACGAACTCGGCGAACAAAACGTGCTACGGCATCGATCAGGAGAACGCGAAAAAGTCGCGCTGTATCGCGGACGAGTGCAAAAACCTGACCGGCACGTTCAACTGCACCGACGGCATGTGCATCAACATCACCGATGCGTTCGAGTGCGTGTTCAAAAACACCGATCCGCCGCTCAAGTGTTCGGGGCGCCGGGGCAAGATCACCTGCATCGACATCAAGGGGCTATTCTCGTGCCATCGGGGAACATGCCGAAAGATAAGAACTCCATATAATTGCGATCGTCGTTGCGTGGACATACCGACGCGAAACAAGAACATGATCTTATTAAGTGGAGATAAAGTTTATCTTTCGCAATGTTCGAGCGCGATCGACATGGAGACGAAGCAGGAGGTGTGGAACGAGGCGGAGGACAAGGTGATCATGTCGTCCTGCTACAACATCCAGAACACGTCGCTCGGCATCGAGGCGAACGATTGCGTCAACGGGTCGGTGCTGGAAAAGACCGAGCTGACCGATCTGACCAACTTCACCTACCTGAGCTACCTGCACTACGCCGTGTCGAAGCCGGTGAAGATGATTGCCCCGCTCGAGTCGGACCTAACCATGTCCAACGAGAGCCGGCTGATGATTAACCTCGAGGGTTGCGTCAACACACTGCAGGACGAGTGCAAGGAGTTCCTGAAGGAGTTCGGCAAGGATGGGACGGATCATAATGCGCGGGCTCGCTTCCCCTGTTTCTACTCCAAGAGCCAGATGACACAGGTCGTGGCCCGGTTCAACCTTGAGACCACCTATCGCCAGTTCGTGGTCGGGTTCTTCATACCGACCATCCTGTTCGGTATCTCCTGCATGACGCTCATCTTCTGCCAgcgcaccatcaccgtcgGCGATGACGCCAAGATGCGGTTCGTCGGTTGCGGCAACACGAACCCGGTCGTGGCCGGCAATGGCAAcggtagcggcggtggtggcggcatcggCGGTGCCGGCGAAGACGGAATAGGGGATGGCGGCGTGGGAGGCGCCGGTGCTGGCAAGCAGGCCAAAGCCAACtccggtgatggcggtggaggtggagacTCCGTTATGGCTCTCTGA